From a single Calothrix sp. NIES-2098 genomic region:
- a CDS encoding peptidase S1 and S6 chymotrypsin/Hap yields MVTSRDNYIQTFRSAIARIFHANGGVVGVGFLISGRSRNYILTCAHVITSAISLPQDIVEAPSHDIYLDFPLIASGQKLKAKVVFWQPVVSNASTSEPEDIAGLQIEGQLPKEAQPIKLIRASNIWEHRFRIFGFPNGHNDGVWATGVLRDSQGKRWVQLEDSKVTGYRIEPGFSGAPIWDETLLAVVGMAVAAEKQREDIKTAFMIPTDVLMEAWDEMSFSISSNAHTQTNLSRVQQLKIKTLQQRFEILSSDYEAAYNQLNYTLSASDRNIIQRQINTILQDLEQVESELNAMSH; encoded by the coding sequence ATGGTAACAAGTAGAGATAATTATATTCAAACTTTTAGGTCCGCGATCGCCCGAATTTTCCATGCTAATGGTGGGGTAGTTGGTGTAGGTTTTTTAATCTCCGGGCGAAGTCGAAATTACATCCTGACATGCGCTCACGTTATTACCTCAGCTATATCTTTACCACAGGATATAGTTGAAGCTCCTAGTCATGATATTTATTTAGATTTTCCTTTAATTGCATCAGGCCAAAAACTCAAAGCTAAAGTTGTTTTTTGGCAACCCGTTGTCAGCAATGCATCAACTTCTGAGCCTGAAGATATTGCAGGTTTGCAAATAGAAGGGCAATTACCTAAAGAAGCCCAACCTATCAAGCTTATAAGAGCTAGCAATATCTGGGAGCATCGTTTCCGCATATTCGGTTTTCCTAACGGACACAATGATGGCGTTTGGGCCACAGGTGTGTTGCGAGATAGCCAAGGAAAGAGATGGGTGCAACTCGAAGATAGCAAGGTAACTGGCTACAGGATAGAACCAGGCTTTAGTGGTGCGCCTATATGGGATGAAACCCTTTTAGCAGTGGTTGGTATGGCAGTAGCGGCGGAAAAGCAGCGAGAAGATATCAAGACTGCTTTTATGATTCCTACAGATGTATTGATGGAAGCATGGGATGAAATGTCTTTTTCGATTTCATCAAATGCACATACCCAAACAAATTTAAGCCGGGTACAACAACTCAAAATCAAAACTTTGCAACAACGCTTTGAAATTTTGAGCAGTGATTATGAAGCAGCTTACAACCAACTGAACTATACACTCAGCGCGAGCGATCGCAATATCATCCAACGGCAAATCAATACCATACTGCAAGACCTTGAGCAAGTAGAAAGCGAACTTAATGCCATGAGTCATTAA
- a CDS encoding corrinoid adenosyltransferase BtuR/CobO/CobP has product MTRNGIGIRTAQVRPERLTGQIHVYDGAGKGKSQAALGVVLRSIGLGINTPSNSNRVLLLRFLKGPERDYDEDGAITALQRGFPHLIDQVRTGRAEFFGPEEITAFDCAEAARGWDVAKGAIASGLYSVVVLDEINPVLDLGLLPVDEVVRTLKSKPQDLEIIATGRAAPQQLLDIADLHSEMKPQHHPTAKALLIEGIEIYTGAGKGKSTSALGKALQAIGRGINHPGSTRVMIMQWLKGGSGYTEDAAIAALQQSYPEVVDHQRCGRDAIVWRNSRQELDYVEAERGWEIAKTAIASGLYKTIILDELNPTVDLELLPVEPIVQALLRKPRDTEVIITGRCQNQPSYFDLASVHSEVYCHKHYANHGVELKRGVDF; this is encoded by the coding sequence ATGACAAGGAACGGTATCGGTATTCGCACGGCGCAAGTGCGTCCTGAACGGCTTACTGGTCAAATTCATGTGTACGATGGTGCGGGGAAAGGGAAATCCCAAGCAGCTTTAGGGGTGGTTTTGCGCTCGATTGGCTTGGGGATAAATACACCGAGCAATTCCAACCGCGTTTTATTATTACGATTTTTAAAAGGCCCGGAACGAGATTATGACGAGGATGGAGCAATTACCGCCTTGCAGCGAGGGTTTCCGCATTTAATCGACCAGGTGCGGACGGGAAGAGCAGAGTTTTTTGGCCCTGAAGAAATCACTGCCTTTGACTGTGCTGAAGCAGCTAGGGGATGGGATGTAGCCAAAGGTGCCATCGCCTCTGGTTTGTATTCAGTTGTGGTTCTAGATGAAATTAACCCCGTTCTAGATTTAGGTTTGCTCCCAGTCGATGAAGTGGTGCGGACACTCAAATCTAAACCCCAAGATTTGGAAATTATTGCTACCGGACGTGCAGCACCGCAACAGCTGCTCGATATTGCCGATTTGCATTCAGAAATGAAGCCTCAACACCACCCAACAGCCAAAGCCCTGTTGATTGAGGGAATTGAAATATACACCGGTGCAGGGAAAGGTAAGTCTACCAGCGCCTTAGGTAAAGCGTTGCAAGCCATAGGTAGAGGAATAAATCATCCCGGTTCTACCCGCGTGATGATTATGCAATGGCTCAAAGGTGGTAGCGGTTACACCGAAGATGCGGCGATCGCGGCCTTACAACAATCATATCCGGAAGTCGTCGATCATCAACGCTGCGGTCGAGATGCGATCGTCTGGCGCAATTCTCGGCAAGAATTGGACTACGTAGAAGCCGAAAGAGGTTGGGAAATAGCTAAGACTGCGATCGCTTCTGGATTGTATAAAACTATCATCCTTGATGAACTCAATCCCACCGTTGACCTAGAATTACTCCCCGTTGAACCAATTGTCCAAGCCTTGCTCCGCAAACCACGGGACACCGAAGTAATTATTACTGGTCGCTGTCAAAATCAACCTTCATACTTTGATTTAGCTAGCGTTCATTCGGAAGTATATTGTCACAAACATTACGCCAATCATGGTGTAGAGCTAAAACGGGGCGTGGATTTTTAA
- a CDS encoding filament integrity protein, whose protein sequence is MGKGKNNEIIAPITVAIAVILSKVNPYSCNFMFDLFDEWTLPRVLPVGAVLFDLLFLLIAIAIEAYCFNIRLKFDKKTSVFYAISINLFSSVIGWIVFFLVEPILPLYLKSELMNFVFFNSVKSSNTPTYIILTAFIIFFGTFIVKLLLLRVFSLALSEDLGKKSEEAPSIERQKWRYMGRAKLISNKLVSTMLIANSLSYSAITFVLLIRMK, encoded by the coding sequence ATGGGAAAAGGCAAGAACAATGAGATAATTGCCCCCATCACCGTAGCTATCGCAGTTATACTCTCTAAAGTTAACCCTTACAGTTGCAACTTTATGTTTGACCTATTTGACGAATGGACACTTCCTAGGGTTTTGCCTGTTGGTGCAGTTTTATTCGATCTTTTATTTTTGTTGATCGCCATCGCTATAGAGGCATACTGTTTCAATATTAGATTAAAATTTGACAAAAAAACCAGCGTTTTTTATGCCATTTCTATCAATCTATTTTCCAGCGTTATCGGTTGGATAGTATTTTTTCTGGTTGAGCCAATCCTGCCACTATATTTAAAGTCAGAATTAATGAATTTTGTCTTTTTCAATAGTGTTAAATCGTCTAATACGCCAACTTACATTATTTTGACTGCCTTTATAATTTTCTTTGGTACATTCATCGTTAAATTATTGCTCTTAAGGGTCTTCTCGCTGGCCTTGAGTGAAGACCTAGGTAAAAAATCTGAAGAGGCACCAAGTATTGAACGTCAGAAGTGGCGTTATATGGGCAGAGCTAAATTAATTAGTAATAAGTTAGTTTCTACTATGTTAATTGCAAATTCTTTGAGTTATAGTGCGATAACTTTTGTTTTACTGATTCGGATGAAATAA